One window of Ralstonia pickettii DTP0602 genomic DNA carries:
- a CDS encoding NADH dehydrogenase subunit E (K00334: nuoE; NADH-quinone oxidoreductase subunit E [EC:1.6.5.3]), with protein sequence MTMLSAEALKEIDRAIAKYPADQKQSAVMAALAVAQGEVGWVSPEVMQFVANYLEMPPVWVEEVATFYNMYDTRPVGKFKLAVCTNLPCALSGGERAGEYLKRKLGIDYNETTADGCFTLKEGECMGACGDAPVMIVNNTRMCSFMSDDKLDALVDELKAEAAAKGGK encoded by the coding sequence ATGACCATGCTATCAGCAGAAGCTCTCAAGGAAATCGATCGCGCGATCGCGAAGTATCCGGCCGACCAGAAGCAGTCGGCCGTGATGGCGGCGCTTGCCGTGGCGCAGGGCGAGGTGGGCTGGGTTTCCCCCGAAGTCATGCAGTTCGTCGCCAACTACCTCGAGATGCCACCCGTGTGGGTGGAAGAGGTGGCGACCTTCTACAACATGTATGACACCAGGCCGGTGGGCAAATTCAAGCTCGCCGTCTGCACCAACCTGCCGTGCGCCCTGTCGGGCGGCGAGCGGGCCGGCGAGTACCTGAAGCGCAAGCTCGGGATCGACTACAACGAGACCACCGCTGACGGCTGCTTCACCCTGAAAGAGGGCGAGTGCATGGGCGCTTGCGGCGACGCGCCGGTGATGATCGTCAACAACACCCGCATGTGCAGCTTCATGAGCGACGACAAGCTCGACGCGCTCGTGGACGAGCTCAAGGCCGAGGCTGCAGCCAAGGGGGGCAAGTAA
- a CDS encoding NADH dehydrogenase (K00335: nuoF; NADH-quinone oxidoreductase subunit F [EC:1.6.5.3]), translating to MTSLHDRHIQPLILAGLDGKNWHLEDYVKRGGYQQLKRILTEKIPPEQVIADVKVSGLRGRGGAGFPTGLKWSFMPRTFPGQKYLVCNTDEGEPGTFKDRDIIRYNPHSLIEGMAIGAYAMGITVGYNYIHGEIWNEYKIFEEALEEARAAGFLGDNILGSGFDFQLHAHHGYGAYICGEETALLESLEGKKGQPRFKPPFPASFGLYGKPTTINNTETFAAVPFLLAVGPENYLKMGKPNNGGTKIFSISGDVERPGNYEIPLGTPFAKLLELAGGMRGGKRIKAVIPGGSSAPVVPGDLMMASDMDYDSIAKAGSMLGSGAVIVMDETRCMVRSLLRLSYFYFEESCGQCTPCREGTGWLYRMVNRIEHGEGRQEDLDLLNNVAENIMGRTICALGDAAAMPVRGMLKHYWKEFEYHVEHKQCMVPAYI from the coding sequence ATGACCAGTCTGCACGACCGCCATATCCAGCCGCTGATCCTGGCCGGCCTGGACGGCAAGAATTGGCACCTGGAAGACTACGTCAAGCGTGGCGGCTACCAGCAACTGAAGCGCATCCTGACCGAGAAGATCCCGCCGGAACAGGTGATCGCCGACGTCAAGGTCTCCGGCCTGCGCGGCCGTGGCGGTGCGGGCTTCCCGACCGGCCTGAAGTGGAGCTTCATGCCGCGCACGTTCCCGGGTCAGAAATACCTGGTCTGCAACACCGATGAAGGCGAGCCCGGCACATTCAAGGACCGCGACATCATCCGCTACAACCCGCACTCGCTGATCGAAGGCATGGCCATCGGCGCGTATGCGATGGGCATCACCGTGGGCTACAACTACATCCACGGCGAGATCTGGAACGAGTACAAGATCTTCGAGGAGGCCCTCGAAGAGGCGCGTGCTGCCGGCTTCCTGGGTGACAACATCCTGGGCTCGGGCTTTGATTTCCAGCTGCACGCCCACCACGGCTATGGCGCCTACATCTGCGGTGAGGAAACCGCGCTGCTCGAATCGCTGGAAGGCAAGAAAGGCCAGCCGCGCTTCAAGCCGCCGTTCCCGGCCAGCTTTGGCCTGTACGGCAAGCCGACCACCATCAACAACACCGAGACCTTCGCCGCGGTGCCGTTCCTGCTCGCCGTCGGCCCCGAGAACTACCTGAAGATGGGCAAGCCGAACAACGGCGGCACCAAGATCTTCTCGATCTCGGGTGACGTCGAGCGTCCCGGCAACTACGAGATCCCTCTGGGCACGCCGTTCGCCAAGCTGCTGGAACTCGCCGGCGGCATGCGCGGTGGCAAGCGCATCAAGGCGGTGATCCCGGGCGGTTCGTCGGCGCCGGTGGTGCCGGGCGACCTGATGATGGCGTCCGACATGGACTACGACTCGATCGCCAAGGCCGGCTCGATGCTGGGCTCGGGCGCGGTGATCGTGATGGACGAGACGCGCTGCATGGTCCGCTCGCTGCTGCGCCTGTCGTACTTCTATTTTGAGGAATCGTGCGGCCAGTGCACGCCGTGCCGCGAAGGCACCGGCTGGCTCTACCGCATGGTCAATCGCATTGAACACGGAGAGGGGCGCCAGGAAGACCTGGACCTGCTCAACAACGTCGCGGAAAACATCATGGGCCGCACCATCTGCGCGCTCGGCGATGCCGCGGCGATGCCGGTCCGCGGCATGCTCAAGCACTACTGGAAAGAGTTCGAGTATCACGTCGAACACAAGCAGTGCATGGTTCCGGCCTACATCTAA
- a CDS encoding NADH dehydrogenase subunit G (Catalyzes the transfer of electrons from NADH to ubiquinone~K00336: nuoG; NADH-quinone oxidoreductase subunit G [EC:1.6.5.3]): MVELEIDGKKVEVAEGSLVMEAARKLGTYIPHFCYHRKLSIAANCRMCLVEVEKAPKALPACATPVTPGMKVFTNSEKAVKAQKSVMEFLLINHPLDCPICDQGGECQLQDLAVGYGASESRYKEEKRVVFHKNVGPLISMEEMTRCIHCTRCVRFGQEVAGVMELGMLGRGEHSEITTFVGKTVDSELSGNMIDLCPVGALTSKPFRYSARTWELARRKSVSPHDGLGANLVVQTKNQRVMRVLPLENEDINECWISDKDRFSYEGLNSADRLTRPLLKQGGEWMETDWQTALEYVANGLAGIKREHGADQIAALASPHSTLEELFLLGKLVRGLGSDNVDFRLRQSDFSAALKGAPWLGMPVADVTALQRVLVIGSSLRKDHPLLASRLRQATKKGARVAVLGAGGEDLLMPVAARIDVAPSGWTAALAGVARAVAAAKGVAAPAGTEGFDGGDAAGKTAEALLSGERRAVFLGNEAVRHPQFSALHALAQWIATETGAKLGFLTEAANTVGGYVAGALPKQGGANAQAMLDTPRKAYILLNTEPEFDTADPRKALAALAQANTVVVLSPFRSEAAMQYADVILPVTPFTETAGTFVNCEGLPQSFNGVVRALGESRPGWKVLRVLGNLLDVAGFDYDTAEAVRAEVLSAPVAEQLDNGTDAAIRVSAAAANGIERIADVPIYHADPIVRRADSLQLTAAARRAMQIALPADLFNRLGIQSGDPVRVTQGQGSVVLPAVLEATLPANTVRVPAATPAAIGLGGMFGTVTIEKAVELPVGQQAEVTA; the protein is encoded by the coding sequence ATGGTTGAACTAGAGATCGACGGCAAGAAGGTTGAGGTTGCTGAAGGCAGCCTGGTGATGGAAGCCGCCCGCAAGCTGGGCACCTACATCCCGCACTTCTGCTACCACCGCAAACTGTCCATCGCGGCCAACTGCCGCATGTGCCTGGTCGAGGTCGAGAAGGCGCCCAAGGCGCTGCCCGCCTGCGCCACGCCGGTGACCCCTGGCATGAAGGTCTTCACCAATTCGGAGAAGGCAGTCAAGGCGCAGAAGTCCGTGATGGAATTCCTGCTGATCAACCACCCGCTCGACTGCCCGATCTGCGATCAGGGCGGCGAATGCCAGCTGCAGGATCTGGCCGTGGGCTACGGTGCCTCGGAGTCGCGCTACAAGGAAGAGAAGCGCGTGGTGTTCCACAAGAACGTGGGCCCGCTGATCTCCATGGAGGAGATGACGCGTTGCATCCACTGCACCCGCTGCGTGCGTTTCGGCCAGGAAGTGGCCGGCGTGATGGAGCTGGGCATGCTGGGCCGCGGCGAGCATTCGGAAATCACCACCTTCGTCGGCAAGACCGTCGATTCGGAACTGTCGGGCAACATGATCGACCTGTGCCCGGTCGGCGCGTTGACCAGCAAGCCGTTCCGCTACTCGGCCCGTACCTGGGAACTGGCACGCCGCAAGTCGGTGTCGCCGCACGATGGCTTGGGCGCGAACCTGGTGGTGCAGACCAAGAACCAGCGCGTGATGCGCGTGCTGCCGCTGGAAAACGAAGACATTAATGAGTGCTGGATCTCCGACAAGGACCGCTTCTCGTATGAAGGCCTGAACAGTGCCGACCGCCTGACCCGCCCGCTGCTGAAGCAGGGCGGCGAATGGATGGAAACCGACTGGCAGACCGCACTGGAATACGTCGCCAACGGGCTGGCCGGCATCAAGCGCGAGCATGGCGCCGACCAGATCGCCGCGCTGGCCAGCCCGCACAGCACGCTGGAAGAACTGTTCCTGCTGGGCAAGCTGGTGCGCGGCCTGGGCAGCGACAACGTCGACTTCCGCCTGCGCCAGTCCGACTTCTCGGCGGCGCTCAAGGGCGCGCCGTGGCTCGGCATGCCGGTAGCCGACGTGACCGCGCTGCAACGCGTGCTGGTGATTGGCTCGTCGCTGCGCAAGGATCATCCGCTGCTGGCCTCGCGCCTGCGCCAGGCCACCAAGAAGGGTGCCCGTGTCGCGGTGCTGGGCGCGGGTGGTGAAGACCTGCTGATGCCCGTGGCCGCCCGCATCGACGTGGCGCCGTCGGGCTGGACCGCGGCTCTCGCCGGCGTGGCCCGTGCCGTGGCTGCCGCCAAGGGCGTGGCCGCTCCGGCCGGTACCGAAGGTTTCGATGGCGGCGATGCCGCCGGCAAGACCGCAGAAGCCCTGCTGTCGGGCGAGCGCCGCGCCGTGTTCCTTGGCAATGAGGCCGTGCGCCATCCGCAGTTCTCTGCGCTGCACGCGCTGGCACAGTGGATCGCCACGGAAACGGGTGCAAAGCTGGGCTTCCTGACCGAGGCGGCGAACACCGTCGGCGGTTATGTCGCCGGCGCGCTGCCCAAGCAGGGCGGCGCCAATGCGCAGGCGATGCTGGACACGCCGCGCAAGGCCTACATCCTGCTGAACACCGAACCCGAGTTCGATACCGCCGACCCGCGCAAGGCACTGGCCGCGCTGGCCCAGGCCAACACGGTGGTGGTGCTGTCGCCGTTCCGTTCGGAAGCGGCCATGCAGTACGCCGACGTGATCCTGCCGGTGACGCCGTTCACGGAAACCGCCGGTACCTTCGTCAATTGCGAAGGCCTGCCGCAGAGCTTCAACGGCGTGGTCCGCGCACTGGGCGAGTCGCGTCCGGGCTGGAAGGTGCTGCGCGTGCTGGGCAACCTGCTCGACGTGGCCGGCTTCGACTACGACACCGCCGAAGCGGTCCGTGCCGAAGTACTGTCGGCCCCGGTTGCCGAGCAACTGGACAACGGCACCGATGCGGCGATCCGCGTCAGCGCCGCTGCCGCCAACGGCATCGAACGCATCGCCGACGTGCCCATCTACCACGCCGACCCGATCGTGCGCCGCGCCGATTCGCTGCAGCTGACCGCCGCCGCGCGCCGCGCCATGCAGATCGCGTTGCCGGCCGACCTGTTCAACCGCCTGGGCATCCAGTCGGGCGACCCGGTCCGCGTCACGCAAGGGCAGGGCAGCGTGGTGCTGCCGGCCGTGCTCGAAGCCACGCTGCCGGCCAACACCGTGCGCGTGCCGGCGGCAACGCCGGCGGCCATCGGGCTGGGCGGGATGTTCGGCACCGTGACGATCGAGAAGGCCGTCGAACTGCCGGTCGGCCAGCAGGCCGAAGTCACCGCCTAA
- a CDS encoding NADH:ubiquinone oxidoreductase subunit H (Catalyzes the transfer of electrons from NADH to quinone~K00337: nuoH; NADH-quinone oxidoreductase subunit H [EC:1.6.5.3]), giving the protein MIDWITSQGHAIFGGAWTPLWILIRAVVIVVPLLLCVAYLILWERKLIGWMHVRLGPNRVGPLGLLQPIADVLKLLLKEVMMPTQVSRGMYLIAPLMVLMPAVAIWAVIPFQAEVVLADVNAGLLYVMAISSVGVYGVILAGWASNSKYAFIGAMRAAAQMVSYEIAMGFALVTVLMVAGSLNLSAIVNGQNTGYFADMGINILSWNWLPLLPMFGVYFISGVAETNRHPFDVVEGESEIVAGHMIEYSGMGFALFFLAEYINMIVISTMTALMFLGGWAPPISSVLTNAIPGFFWLVIKVFLLLSVFIWIRASFPRYRYDQIMRLGWKVFIPLTVAWLIIVAIWIKSPWNIWP; this is encoded by the coding sequence ATGATCGACTGGATTACCTCGCAAGGCCACGCCATCTTCGGCGGCGCATGGACGCCGCTGTGGATCCTGATTCGCGCCGTGGTCATTGTGGTGCCGCTGCTGCTGTGCGTGGCTTACCTGATTCTGTGGGAGCGCAAGCTGATCGGCTGGATGCACGTCCGTCTCGGCCCGAACCGCGTGGGCCCGCTCGGCTTGCTGCAGCCGATTGCCGACGTGCTGAAGCTGCTGCTCAAGGAAGTCATGATGCCCACGCAGGTCAGCCGGGGCATGTACCTGATTGCCCCGCTGATGGTGCTGATGCCGGCCGTGGCGATCTGGGCCGTGATTCCGTTCCAGGCCGAAGTGGTGCTGGCCGATGTGAACGCCGGCCTGCTCTACGTGATGGCAATCAGCTCGGTGGGCGTGTACGGCGTGATCCTGGCCGGCTGGGCCTCGAACTCCAAGTACGCCTTCATCGGCGCCATGCGTGCCGCGGCCCAGATGGTGTCGTATGAAATCGCCATGGGCTTCGCGCTGGTGACGGTGCTGATGGTTGCCGGCAGCCTGAACCTGTCGGCGATCGTCAACGGCCAGAACACCGGCTACTTCGCCGACATGGGCATCAACATCCTGTCGTGGAACTGGCTGCCGCTGCTGCCGATGTTCGGCGTCTACTTCATCTCGGGCGTGGCCGAAACCAACCGCCACCCGTTCGACGTGGTGGAAGGCGAATCGGAAATCGTCGCCGGCCACATGATCGAATACTCGGGCATGGGCTTCGCGCTGTTCTTCCTGGCCGAGTACATCAACATGATCGTCATCTCGACGATGACCGCGCTGATGTTCCTGGGCGGCTGGGCGCCGCCGATCAGTAGCGTGCTGACCAACGCGATCCCGGGCTTCTTCTGGCTGGTGATCAAGGTATTCCTGCTGCTGTCCGTCTTCATCTGGATCCGCGCCTCGTTCCCGCGCTACCGCTACGACCAGATCATGCGCCTGGGCTGGAAGGTGTTCATCCCCCTGACGGTGGCGTGGCTGATCATCGTGGCGATCTGGATCAAGTCGCCCTGGAACATCTGGCCCTGA
- a CDS encoding NADH dehydrogenase subunit I (Catalyzes the transfer of electrons from NADH to quinone~K00338: nuoI; NADH-quinone oxidoreductase subunit I [EC:1.6.5.3]) has translation MLLAIKDFFNSLLLKELFKGMALTGRYLFARKVTVQFPEEKTPISPRFRGLHALRRYPNGEERCIACKLCEAVCPALAITIESDVRNDGTRRTTRYDIDLTKCIFCGFCEEACPVDAIVETQILEYHGEKRGDLYFTKDMLLAVGDRYEPQIAAAKAADAKYR, from the coding sequence ATGCTGCTCGCCATCAAGGACTTCTTCAACAGCCTGCTCCTGAAGGAACTCTTCAAGGGTATGGCGCTGACCGGCCGCTATCTCTTCGCGCGCAAGGTCACCGTCCAGTTTCCGGAAGAGAAGACGCCGATCTCGCCGCGTTTCCGCGGCCTGCACGCGCTGCGCCGCTACCCCAACGGGGAAGAGCGCTGCATCGCCTGCAAGCTGTGCGAGGCAGTGTGCCCGGCGCTGGCCATCACGATCGAGTCGGACGTGCGCAACGACGGCACCCGCCGCACGACCCGCTACGACATCGACCTGACCAAGTGCATCTTCTGCGGTTTCTGCGAGGAGGCCTGCCCGGTCGACGCCATCGTGGAAACGCAGATCCTGGAGTACCACGGCGAGAAGCGTGGCGACCTGTACTTCACCAAGGACATGCTGCTGGCAGTGGGCGACCGCTACGAGCCGCAGATCGCCGCGGCCAAGGCTGCCGACGCCAAGTACCGCTGA
- a CDS encoding NADH:ubiquinone oxidoreductase subunit J (K00339: nuoJ; NADH-quinone oxidoreductase subunit J [EC:1.6.5.3]) — protein sequence MELTTTIFYVFALVLVLSALKVITAKNPVHSALFLVLSFFTAAAIWMLLKAEFLAILLVLVYVGAVMVLFLFVVMMIDIDIEHLRRDFWTYVPMASVVGALIIAEMAIVLVRNFIGTTTPVVANGSQDPGYSNSAALGKVIYTDYIYAFEVAGIILLVAIIAAVALTLRRRKDVKAQDVSAQLRTRRDDRVRLVPMQSESQTSQTEAAAAANKN from the coding sequence ATGGAACTCACGACCACCATCTTCTACGTTTTTGCGCTGGTGCTGGTGCTCTCCGCACTGAAAGTCATCACTGCGAAGAACCCGGTGCACTCCGCACTGTTCCTCGTGCTGTCGTTCTTCACGGCCGCCGCGATCTGGATGCTGCTCAAGGCGGAATTCCTCGCCATCCTGCTGGTGCTGGTCTATGTCGGCGCGGTGATGGTGCTGTTCCTGTTCGTGGTGATGATGATCGATATCGACATCGAGCACCTGCGCCGGGACTTCTGGACCTACGTGCCGATGGCATCGGTGGTCGGCGCGCTGATCATCGCCGAGATGGCGATCGTGCTGGTGCGCAACTTCATCGGCACCACCACGCCGGTGGTCGCCAACGGTTCGCAGGATCCGGGCTACTCCAACTCCGCCGCGCTGGGCAAGGTGATCTACACCGACTACATCTACGCCTTTGAAGTGGCCGGCATCATCCTGCTGGTGGCCATCATCGCCGCCGTCGCGCTGACCCTGCGCCGCCGCAAGGACGTCAAGGCCCAGGACGTGTCGGCGCAGCTGCGTACCCGCCGCGACGACCGCGTGCGCCTGGTGCCGATGCAGTCCGAAAGCCAGACCTCGCAGACGGAAGCCGCGGCTGCCGCCAATAAGAACTAA
- a CDS encoding NADH-quinone oxidoreductase subunit K (K00340: nuoK; NADH-quinone oxidoreductase subunit K [EC:1.6.5.3]) — translation MLSLAHYLVLGAILFAISIVGIFLNRKNVIVLLMAIELMLLAVNINFVAFSHYLGDLAGQVFVFFILTVAAAESAIGLAILVVLFRNLDTINVDDLDTLKG, via the coding sequence GTGCTCTCTCTCGCTCACTACCTCGTCCTCGGTGCGATCCTGTTCGCGATCAGCATCGTCGGCATCTTCCTGAACCGCAAGAACGTGATCGTGCTGCTGATGGCGATCGAACTGATGCTGCTTGCGGTGAACATCAACTTCGTCGCCTTCTCGCATTACCTGGGCGACCTGGCTGGTCAGGTTTTCGTTTTCTTCATCCTCACGGTGGCCGCCGCCGAGTCGGCAATCGGTCTGGCAATCCTGGTGGTGCTGTTCCGCAACCTGGATACGATCAACGTGGACGACCTGGACACCCTCAAGGGCTGA
- a CDS encoding NADH:ubiquinone oxidoreductase subunit L (K00341: nuoL; NADH-quinone oxidoreductase subunit L [EC:1.6.5.3]) — protein MATTLNPNLLLAIALAPLVGSAIAGLFGTKFFDLFSSESRGGRIVAHTATILGVAISFVLSVMVLIDVMNGASFNATVYEWMAIGSLKMEVGFLVDSLTAMMMVVVTFVSLMVHIYTVGYMEGDPGYNRFFGYISLFTFSMLMLVMSNNFLQLFFGWEAVGLVSYLLIGFWYTRPTAIFANLKAFLVNRVGDFGFILGIGLLLAYSGSMNYTEVFAARDQLATVIFPGTDWLMITVACICLFIGAMGKSAQFPLHVWLPDSMEGPTPISALIHAATMVTAGIFMVARMSPLFELSDTALSFVLVIGAITALFMGFLGIIQNDIKRVVAYSTLSQLGYMTVALGASAYSVAVFHLMTHAFFKALLFLGAGSVIIGMHHDQDIRNMGGLRKYMPITWITSLVGSLALIGTPFFAGFYSKDSIIEAVAESHIAGSSFAYYSVLAGVFVTAFYSFRMYFLVFHGKERWGQNHVHQHHEGDHEDEEVSLDHHHGLAAGEKPHESPWVVTLPLVLLAIPSVIVGAIAIDPMLFGNFFKNGVAFKDVIFVGENHHAMAELKEAFHGWVPMAIHSLTTPVLWLAIAGVVLSWFFYMKRPDIPEAIANRFSGLYKLLDNKYYMDAINQVVFARGARLLGTGLWKGGDQGLIDGLLVNGSARVVASFASASRYLQSGYIYHYAFAMIVGMLVLLTLTVTGVIGTK, from the coding sequence ATGGCAACCACGCTCAACCCCAACCTGCTGCTTGCGATTGCGCTGGCGCCGCTAGTCGGCTCCGCGATCGCCGGCCTGTTCGGTACCAAGTTCTTCGACCTGTTTTCCTCGGAGTCGCGCGGCGGCCGGATCGTGGCGCATACCGCCACGATCCTGGGCGTTGCCATTTCCTTCGTGCTGTCGGTGATGGTGCTGATCGACGTGATGAACGGCGCCAGCTTCAACGCCACCGTGTACGAGTGGATGGCCATCGGCAGCCTGAAGATGGAAGTCGGCTTCCTGGTCGATTCGCTGACGGCAATGATGATGGTGGTCGTCACCTTCGTCTCGCTGATGGTGCATATCTACACCGTCGGCTACATGGAAGGCGATCCCGGCTACAACCGGTTCTTCGGCTACATCTCGCTCTTCACCTTCTCGATGCTGATGCTGGTGATGAGCAACAACTTCCTGCAGCTGTTCTTCGGCTGGGAAGCGGTGGGCCTGGTGTCGTACCTGCTGATCGGCTTCTGGTACACCCGCCCGACGGCGATCTTCGCCAACCTGAAGGCTTTCCTGGTCAACCGCGTCGGTGACTTCGGCTTCATCCTGGGCATTGGCCTGCTGCTGGCCTACAGCGGCAGCATGAACTACACCGAAGTGTTCGCCGCGCGCGACCAGCTGGCGACCGTGATCTTCCCGGGCACCGACTGGCTGATGATCACCGTGGCCTGCATCTGCCTGTTCATCGGCGCGATGGGCAAGTCGGCGCAGTTCCCGCTGCATGTCTGGCTGCCTGACTCGATGGAAGGCCCGACCCCGATCTCCGCACTAATCCACGCGGCCACCATGGTGACCGCCGGCATCTTCATGGTCGCGCGCATGTCGCCGCTGTTTGAACTGTCGGATACCGCGCTGTCGTTCGTGCTGGTGATCGGTGCCATCACGGCGCTGTTCATGGGCTTCCTGGGTATCATCCAGAACGACATCAAGCGCGTGGTGGCTTACTCGACCCTGTCGCAGCTCGGCTACATGACCGTGGCGCTGGGCGCCTCGGCTTACTCGGTGGCCGTGTTCCACCTGATGACGCACGCGTTCTTCAAGGCACTGCTGTTCCTGGGCGCCGGTTCGGTCATCATCGGCATGCACCACGACCAGGACATCCGCAACATGGGCGGCCTGCGCAAGTACATGCCGATCACCTGGATCACTTCGCTGGTGGGTTCGCTGGCGCTGATCGGCACGCCGTTCTTCGCGGGCTTCTACTCCAAGGATTCGATCATCGAGGCCGTCGCCGAATCGCATATCGCCGGTTCGAGCTTTGCCTATTACTCCGTACTGGCCGGCGTGTTCGTGACCGCGTTCTACTCGTTCCGCATGTACTTCCTGGTCTTCCACGGCAAGGAGCGCTGGGGACAGAACCATGTCCACCAGCACCATGAGGGCGACCACGAGGACGAAGAGGTTTCGCTCGACCACCACCATGGCCTGGCCGCCGGCGAGAAGCCGCACGAGTCGCCGTGGGTGGTGACGCTGCCGCTGGTGCTGCTGGCGATCCCGTCGGTGATCGTTGGCGCGATCGCGATCGACCCGATGCTGTTCGGCAACTTCTTCAAGAATGGCGTGGCCTTCAAGGACGTGATCTTCGTCGGCGAGAACCACCACGCCATGGCTGAGCTCAAGGAAGCGTTCCACGGCTGGGTGCCGATGGCGATTCACTCGCTGACCACCCCCGTGCTGTGGCTGGCCATCGCCGGTGTGGTGCTGTCGTGGTTCTTCTACATGAAGCGCCCGGACATCCCTGAAGCCATCGCGAACCGCTTTTCGGGTCTCTACAAGCTGCTCGACAACAAGTACTACATGGATGCCATCAACCAGGTGGTGTTCGCTCGTGGCGCACGCCTGCTCGGTACCGGCCTGTGGAAGGGCGGCGACCAGGGCCTGATCGACGGCCTGCTCGTCAACGGCTCGGCGCGGGTGGTGGCTTCGTTCGCCTCGGCCAGCCGTTACCTGCAGTCGGGCTATATCTACCACTACGCATTCGCGATGATCGTCGGCATGCTGGTGCTGCTGACGCTGACGGTCACGGGCGTGATCGGCACCAAGTGA